A part of Saimiri boliviensis isolate mSaiBol1 chromosome 11, mSaiBol1.pri, whole genome shotgun sequence genomic DNA contains:
- the AKR1A1 gene encoding aldo-keto reductase family 1 member A1, with the protein MAVSCVLLHTGQKMPLIGLGTWKSEPGQVKAAVKYALSVGYRHIDCAAIYGNEPEIGEALKEDVGPGKAVPREELFVTSKLWNTKHHPKDVEPALRKTLADLQLEYLDLYLMHWPYAFERGDNPFPKNADGTIRYDSTHYKETWKALEALVAKGLVRALGLSNFNSRQIDDILSVASVRPAVLQVECHPYLAQNELITHCQARGLEVTAYSPLGSSDRAWRDPNEPVLLEEPVVLALAEKYGRSPAQILLRWQVQRKVICIPKSITPSRILQNIKVFDFTFSPEEMKQLNALNKNWRYIVPMLTVDGKRVPRDAGHPLYPFNDPY; encoded by the exons ATGGCGGTTTCCTGTGTTCTCCTGCACACTGGGCAGAAGATGCCCCTGATTGGTCTGGGTACCTGGAAGAGTGAGCCTGGTCAG GTAAAAGCAGCTGTTAAGTATGCCCTTAGTGTAGGCTACCGCCACATTGACTGTGCTGCTATCTACGGCAATGAGCCTGAGATTGGGGAAGCCCTGAAGGAGGACGTGGGACCAGGCAAG GCAGTGCCTCGAGAGGAGCTCTTTGTGACATCCAAGCTGTGGAACACCAAACACCACCCCAAAGATGTGGAGCCTGCCCTCCGGAAGACTCTGGCTGACCTTCAGCTGGAATATCTGGACCTGTACCTGATGCACTGGCCTTATGCCTTCGA GCGGGGAGACAATCCCTTCCCGAAGAATGCTGATGGGACTATACGCTATGACTCCACCCACTACAAGGAGACTTGGAAGGCTCTGGAGGCACTGGTAGCTAAGGGGCTGGTGCGAGCGCTGGGCCTGTCCAACTTCAACAGTCGGCAGATTGATGACATACTCAGTGTGGCTTCCGTGCGTCCAGCTGTCTTGCAG GTGGAATGCCACCCATACTTGGCTCAGAATGAGCTAATTACCCACTGCCAAGCACGTGGCCTGGAGGTAACTGCTTATAGTCCTTTGGGCTCCTCTGATCGTGCATGGCGTGATCCTAATGAACCTGTCCTGCTAGAGGAACCAGTAGTCCTGGCATTGGCTGAAAAGTATGGCCGATCTCCAGCTCAGATCTTGCTCAG GTGGCAGGTCCAGCGGAAAGTCATCTGCATCCCCAAAAGTATCACTCCTTCTCGAATCCTTCAGAACATCAAG GTGTTTGACTTCACCTTTAGCCCGGAAGAGATGAAGCAGCTAAATGCCCTGAACAAAAATTGGCGATATATTGTGCCTATGCTTACG GTGGATGGGAAAAGAGTTCCAAGGGATGCAGGGCATCCTCTGTACCCCTTTAATGACCCATACTGA